TAGAAATACCTGCAGTAAGGAAACCCATAATGATCATATAGTGAATCAACTTAAACGCTTTAAGATTGTTTTTAACCATGATAAGACAACTCACCAACAGCAATACAATTAATGAAATAGTCCCATCAACTTTTGCAAAAATACCCGCTCCTTTTACATGTAACATCTGCCAGATTTCTACCTCAAAGTTATCCCGCACGTCACGTAAAATAGTAAGCATCGTGTACACGATAATAGTCAATACAATCCCGGGCATAAAGGTTTTAAAAAAGTGTTTTCGCATTTGACTGTCCATTGCAACGCGTTCTGTCCGTAGCTTCTTATCCTCCGTTGTAGGTTCTGGGGCATTTTCAAGTATCCATACGCACAAAATAAAGGGTAGAAAAAAAAGTAAACCCGTCAAAAATGGCATCCAAAATTCATTAATATGAAAAGAAGACATCAACCACCGTCCAACAGTTTTTATCAGTCCAGAAGCAAAAATCAGACTCACGGACATTACTGCCCCCATAATCTCTGTAAAACGCCTTCCTTCTAAATAACTAAATACCAATCCCCAAACCATTCCCAATGGAAAACCATTGATAAAAAGAAAGACAACATTCCAAGGCCTTGGACAAAGTGCAAATGCCAAAAGCCCTATCCATGAAATACAAATCAATGCGATTAAATACCGTCCTCTATTACGTTGTTTACTTTCAGAAATAAATTTAATGCCATAGAACTTTGACAACAAATAGCCCAGCATTTGAATGACCACCATACAGACTTTATAATCGACACCAAAAATAGCATCATTTGCAAAGGCAGATGCCGTAAATGACTTTCTAAATGAATACATACTCGTATAACATAAAAATGCTGTAACAGCCAGAACAATAGCCACAGATTTCTCATCCAGTCTATTTATGCGTCGTTTTATTCGTTGGTTTAACTCCATCATCTAAACTTGTTAACAGACCTCATCGTCCGCAATCAAAAGTAAATTTTGGAAATTAACACAATACTAAACTTTTGTTAAGTATTTATAAACAAATATAATTATCCATTTGTAATACGAAAAGTATAAAATAAAAAAAGCATCATTGAATGATTCAATGATGCTCTAATACTTAACGTGTTATTATCTATTTCTTATTTTCAAAAAAGTATACAATTAGCATGACGGCCTTTCCATTTCCAACATTGCGCGGTGTATGTGATAGTCGTCCATTAAAGAAAATCGAATCGCCCTCCGCTAAGCTAATTTTTTGATCATTGAAGATATACTCCACCTGTCCGCTAATGATATATTTATATTCATAGGCTTCGGTCTCCACCATGGGGCGTTCTGCATCTGGAAGCAACTCCAAAAGAACAATATCCATGGTCGAACTATCCATCGCAGTTGTAAAAATCCGTTTATAATGAAAACCTATCGCCGACTCTTTTTCAAACGGACTATACGTATCTTTTTTCCGAACGACCACAGGGCCTGAATCCAATTCAGAATTAAAATCTTTAAAAAACTCGTTAAGATCAATATTCAGTGCATTGATGATATTAATCAATACGAGTAAGGAAGGTATTGTTCTGTTATTTTCAATTTGCGAAATAAGTCCCTTGCTTACCCCCGCTCTATCCGCAACTTCCTGTATCGTAATTCCTTTTTCTTTTCGGATTTCCCTAATCTTATTACTAATCTTGAATATCGTATTATCTTCCATAATTTGGCCAAAAGTAAACATTTTTCCTATGTCGCGTATATTAAGTTTTTAGCACTTAATCATAGGTCTCCTATAAAATTATAATATTTCACTGTTTCCGGAAAACTGTGGTTCAATAACAGTAGATTTTTCATCTT
The Sphingobacterium multivorum genome window above contains:
- a CDS encoding DUF5690 family protein encodes the protein MMELNQRIKRRINRLDEKSVAIVLAVTAFLCYTSMYSFRKSFTASAFANDAIFGVDYKVCMVVIQMLGYLLSKFYGIKFISESKQRNRGRYLIALICISWIGLLAFALCPRPWNVVFLFINGFPLGMVWGLVFSYLEGRRFTEIMGAVMSVSLIFASGLIKTVGRWLMSSFHINEFWMPFLTGLLFFLPFILCVWILENAPEPTTEDKKLRTERVAMDSQMRKHFFKTFMPGIVLTIIVYTMLTILRDVRDNFEVEIWQMLHVKGAGIFAKVDGTISLIVLLLVSCLIMVKNNLKAFKLIHYMIIMGFLTAGISTYLFTRQWIDGLSWMLLVGLGLYMAYIPYNAIFFERMIATYRMKSNIGFVMYMADSIGYLGSFLILVNKEFMPNSVTWGNYFIQLVFSASIIGAILGIFSLLYFIRKKEQMKVSDDELLAPWHATKGEVQIS
- a CDS encoding helix-turn-helix domain-containing protein; translation: MEDNTIFKISNKIREIRKEKGITIQEVADRAGVSKGLISQIENNRTIPSLLVLINIINALNIDLNEFFKDFNSELDSGPVVVRKKDTYSPFEKESAIGFHYKRIFTTAMDSSTMDIVLLELLPDAERPMVETEAYEYKYIISGQVEYIFNDQKISLAEGDSIFFNGRLSHTPRNVGNGKAVMLIVYFFENKK